A stretch of Camelina sativa cultivar DH55 chromosome 18, Cs, whole genome shotgun sequence DNA encodes these proteins:
- the LOC104762659 gene encoding protein CPR-5, translating to MEALLLLSSSSPEPQNPITDPANSKSNHKSDEEVKDETVMMKKKKKKTKQSDSEKRKLKGKKKEMNNDAASSSSCSISSTSNSNSTRRVSRVAHRLRNPTVRLGMSRRSVGERQAEALAFPLGMSFAALANLVLQRKNAAGQNVFVDDLAMISARAATETVASVYGYKLGSFATTFEKSFNHTLRILKVTNESANPRQLNNDDVGRCNLDCSIIDEYSDTELSAKETSSSTSAYEVIQGSAIATTSMNELVLHEASRQLSCLPPSSSEMPYTAMLRFIAEKQQEANDLQREAISLKMIGLTYKEVGLGLKHESNNLQKSQLEMDVSKAAFKKEKFKTELEETRKAEMVRRVMDWLGVSVFSMSVSMLTGAYNFSLKRIEDATAACEPSEETSSTWWVPKHVSTLNSEFNTMICRIRVWVQFVFGLIMLLVLAYFIMQRSSGRTQAMPISFIVIVLGIFCGLPVKVCVDTLGGDGKLWLMFWEVFCLFHLFANVFTLTLYGLMYGPIINVTQVTKSSRFKTLFPYGARRSVLYVVFIFVLPAITGLLPFATFGEWRDLAMDNFFGGSASDSKV from the exons ATGGAagccctcctcctcctctcttcttcttcgccggaACCCCAAAATCCCATCACCGATCCGGCGAATTCgaaatcaaatcataaatcGGACGAAGAAGTCAAAGATGAGacggtgatgatgaagaagaagaagaagaagacgaagcaatCGGATTCGGAAAAGAGAAAGCTtaagggaaagaagaaagagatgaacaacgacgcagcttcttcttcctcttgttctATATCTTCTACCTCCAATTCCAATTCTACTCGAAGGGTTTCGAGGGTGGCTCATAGATTACGAAACCCTACGGTGCGTTTAGGCATGTCTCGACGAAGCGTTGGTGAACGACAAGCTGAAGCCTTGGCGTTTCCTCTGGGGATGTCATTTGCGGCTTTAGCTAATCTG GTTCTTCAAAGAAAGAATGCCGCGGGTCagaatgtttttgttgatgatctTGCTATG ATCTCTGCTAGAGCTGCCACAGAAACAGTAGCCAGT GTTTATGGTTATAAGCTTGGTTCCTTTGCGACCACCTTTGAGAAATCATTCAACCATACACTAAGGATTCTTAAAGTGACAAATGAATCTGCAAATCCGCGTCAGTTAAACAATGATGATGTTGGGAGATGTAATTTAGACTGTTCTATTATAGACGAATACTCAGACACCGAGCTATCTGCAAAGGAAACTTCATCTTCTACGTCTGCCTATGAAGTGATACAAGGCAGTGCAATAGCAACCACTTCGATGAATGAGCTTGTCCTGCACGAAGCGTCTCGACAACTTTCTTGTCTCCCTCCTTCAAGTTCAGAAATGCCTTATACTGCAATGTTAAGGTTTATAGCGGAGAAACAACAAGAAGCAAACGACCTACAGAGAGAAGCGATTAGTCTTAAGATGATAGGACTAACCTATAAAGAGGTGGGTCTAGGATTAAAGCACGAATCAAACAATCTGCAGAAATCGCAGCTAGAGATGGATGTTTCGAAAGCTGCATTCAAGAAAGAGAAATTCAAAACCGaattagaagaaacaagaaaagcaGAGATGGTCAGAAGAGTCATGGATTGGCTCGGTGTAAGTGTCTTCAGCATGTCGGTTTCTATGTTAACTGGGGCTTACAATTTTTCACTAAAGAGAATCGAAGACGCTACCGCAGCATGCGAGCCATCCGAGGAGACAAGTTCGACGTGGTGGGTTCCTAAACATGTTTCAACGTTAAACTCAGAGTTCAACACCATGATTTGCCGGATTCGAGTTTGGGTGCAGTTCGTTTTCGGTTTGATAATGCTCTTGGTCCTCGCATACTTCATAATGCAGCGGTCATCAGGTAGGACGCAAGCAATGCCGATTTCGTTTATCGTTATCGTCCTTGGTATTTTTTGCGGTCTACCGGTAAAGGTTTGTGTGGACACATTGGGTGGTGACGGCAAACTCTGGCTAATGTTTTGGGAAGTGTTTTGCCTCTTCCACTTGTTTGCAAATGTCTTCACATTGACTTTGTATGGTCTAATGTACGGACCTATAATAAACGTGACTCAAGTGACCAAGTCGAGCCGTTTTAAAACACTGTTTCCATATGGGGCGAGGCGCAGTGTCTTGTATGTGGTGTTTATATTTGTTCTTCCAGCCATCACTGGTCTTTTGCCATTTGCGACCTTTGGTGAATGGAGAGACCTGGCTATGGATAACTTTTTTGGTGGGTCAGCTTCTGATTCCAAGGTTTGA
- the LOC104762657 gene encoding E3 ubiquitin-protein ligase CIP8: MSDAPSSSPDDTASYWCYHCNKRVLVETLDDLVVCCECNKGFVESIQPAYTSPAPLPPQPLSPDLTVEDSSIGSHFLQMLRLLAHAPSQRSPPPHLDVLSYDDDFFRLELNRGNEIDDDEDEDEDEQEEEENLTVNEEGEEEEEEEEEEEEDEEEEDDLRRRNRFPLTTTRSRTGRNRILDWAEILMGIEDNSIEFRMESDRYTGNPADYIDDAAGYEALLQNLAEGDGGGRRGAPPAAKSAIEALDTFEVSSSEGEMVMVCAVCKDGMVMGETGKKLPCGHCYHGDCIVPWLGTRNSCPVCRFQLETDDAEYEEERKKRTSTTLTDSAAASSSSASRL; encoded by the coding sequence ATGTCCGATGCTCCGTCGTCTTCCCCGGATGACACGGCTTCGTACTGGTGCTATCACTGCAACAAACGCGTCCTCGTCGAAACCTTAGATGACTTGGTCGTGTGCTGCGAATGTAACAAAGGTTTCGTCGAGTCAATTCAACCAGCGTACACATCGCCGGCGCCACTGCCACCGCAGCCACTTTCCCCAGATCTGACTGTAGAAGACTCGAGTATTGGCTCGCATTTCCTCCAGATGCTCCGCTTGTTAGCCCACGCGCCTTCGCAGCGCTCTCCACCACCACACCTTGATGTTTTATCTTACGATGATGATTTCTTCAGATTGGAGCTCAATCGTGGTAACGAAATCGACGATGACGaggacgaagatgaagatgaacaagaggaggaagagaatcTAACCGTCaacgaagaaggagaagaagaagaagaagaagaagaagaagaagaagaagacgaagaggaagaagatgatctgaGGAGGAGAAATCGTTTCCCTCTCACGACTACGCGATCGAGAACCGGTCGAAACAGAATTCTCGATTGGGCTGAGATTTTAATGGGAATTGAAGACAATTCCATTGAGTTCCGTATGGAATCAGATCGATATACAGGTAATCCGGCTGATTACATCGACGATGCAGCGGGATACGAAGCTTTGCTTCAGAACTTAGCAGAAGGCGACGGTGGTGGAAGGAGAGGCGCACCACCGGCTGCTAAATCGGCCATAGAAGCGTTGGATACTTTCGAGGTTAGTTCTTCCGAAGGAGAGATGGTCATGGTTTGTGCTGTGTGTAAAGATGGAATGGTGATGGGAGAAACTGGTAAGAAGCTACCATGTGGGCATTGTTACCACGGAGATTGTATTGTGCCATGGTTAGGAACAAGGAACTCTTGTCCTGTCTGTAGATTCCAGCTTGAAACTGATGATGCTGAGTAtgaggaagagaggaagaaaagaaCCTCTACTACCTTGACTGAttctgctgctgcttcttcttcttcagcttctcgtCTCTAA